In Paenibacillus dendritiformis, the DNA window GTCAGCACTCGAAACGGTAAGCACCTTGGAAGCATCCAAATACTTAATATCGTCGCCGAACAGCGTGTACTTTAACGACTCTACATCGTACTTGTCCGTGTTTTTACCGATCATACGCTCCAGAAGTGCTGTTTGATCTGCTTTCTTCCAACCGGAAAACTCTTGTCTATTGGTTGAATCTGCGGTAGACATAAAGCGCATCAGCTTATATGCCTCTTCCTTGTGCTTCGTTGTTGCACCCATTGCTAATTGTGAACCGCCAACAAAGTATTTACCGCCCTCATAGTCTTTAGGCAAAGCATTCTGCGGAGGCAAAGGAACTGGCGCGAAAGCAGTCACAAAATCATGCGGGTACTGTTCAAGATTGCCTGGATCAGGAATCGTGAAGCTGCCTGACATGATCATCGCAGCACTCCCGCCGAAAAATTCACTGCGATAGTTAAGCTTAGCCGCTAATACATCCGCGTATGTTTTCGCTGACTTATCAACACTCTCCATGTCTTTGCGCAGTTGGAAAAAGTACGGATAGGTTGGGTCAGACAGAATTGTACTGCCATCGTCATAGCGGAACGGATCTTTCATTACCGTTTGCGCTGGCGCATTCATATACAACTCCCATGTATGGAAGTATGTCCCATACCGTTTATCTACGCCTTCGCCTTTTGTCAGCTTCTTCGCATAGTCGCGATAGTCATCCCATGTCCAGCCGAATTTGGGAACAGGCAGTCCCGCTTCATCCAACGCATCCTTATTGAGCATTACATAGGTATAACCTGATGTATATTGCATC includes these proteins:
- a CDS encoding ABC transporter substrate-binding protein, whose product is MASKRKRYFLISTCILLAFMMFTSACGSKAADESAQSNDSAGTGAKEVTLKYYNWDNEAQEGATDAMLREFEAANPGIKVEHVVLVPGNSLEMLKKLDFLISSGDEVDVVQLPSSSAVVERAVRSAFMPLNEFYDKEGLKAEDEYYVNPQVDGKYYGMQYTSGYTYVMLNKDALDEAGLPVPKFGWTWDDYRDYAKKLTKGEGVDKRYGTYFHTWELYMNAPAQTVMKDPFRYDDGSTILSDPTYPYFFQLRKDMESVDKSAKTYADVLAAKLNYRSEFFGGSAAMIMSGSFTIPDPGNLEQYPHDFVTAFAPVPLPPQNALPKDYEGGKYFVGGSQLAMGATTKHKEEAYKLMRFMSTADSTNRQEFSGWKKADQTALLERMIGKNTDKYDVESLKYTLFGDDIKYLDASKVLTVSSADLTKVIADGFSKFMLSNEPIDKVQAWMVEEATKIINEKENK